The following is a genomic window from Sutcliffiella horikoshii.
CATATGAAGTGATCATCCCGACAGAGGATCGCGTGGAGGCGCTTGTTGCGTTTGGGGAAAAACGCGCGCCGGAGTTTAAGGGGAAATAAATTTTTGTGGACTCTCTCTTCTTTAGGAAGGGGGAGTTTTTTAACGTTATGAAGACCTTAATGACGAGTGAAAAGAAGAAGAGAGGTCCTCATGGTCGTTATGAAGACCTCAGTGACGAGTGAAAAGAAGAAGAGAGGTCCTCATGGTCGTTATGAAGACCTCAGTGACGAGTGAAAAGAAGAAGAGAGGTCCTCATGGTCGTTATGAAGACCTCAGTGACGAGTGAAAAGAAGAAGAGAGGTCCTCATGGTCGTTATGAAGACCTCAGTGACGAGTGAAAAGAAGAAGAGAGGTCCTCATGGTCGTTATGAAGACCTTAGTGACGAGTGAAAAGAAGAAGAGGAGTCCTCACCGCCAACATGAAGACCTTAGTGACAATGAAATATCATTGCTTCTTCACAACAAGCAAAAAATTATCTCGTATTGCGAAATACTCTTTACATATCCAGTAAACTACTAGTATATTTATAAATAATTCAATTTACTAGTATAGGAGAAATGCACAGTGGCAACGACCATCGCAGCTAGAAAAACCTCTTCTTTTCGAAACGGGTTGCAGGCTGGTGTCAGCATCGCAATCGGATACATACCTATTGCCATTACGTTCGGACTATTGGCAAAATCCGCTGGTTTAACAGTTACGGAAACGGTCCTGATGAGCTTGCTCGTTTTCGCAGGAGCGGCACAATATATGTCTTTGAATATGATTGTGTTGGGGTCTGGAGTATTTGAAATTGTCATGACCACATTTATTTTAAACATCCGTCATTTCCTGATGAGCGCTTCCCTCAATGAGAAGGTGGAAGAGAAGAGCCTCTGGAAAAAATCACTCTTTTCTTTTGGTATTACAGATGAAACCTTTTCTGTCACCGCTACCAAAGAGGGAACCATAAAGACAGGGTACATGTTCGGAGTAATCTTAATCGCCTATTCCAGCTGGGTGGTAAGCTCAGGAATCGGGCATGTCATCGGGAGCAGTTTACCTTCATCCCTTCAGGAAAGCATGGCGGTTGCCCTTTATGCCATGTTTGTCGGCTTGTTGATGCCTTCCTTAAAAAAGCACCGTAAAGTGGTGATGCTTGCAGGCGCTGCGGCTATTCTTAATTCTGTATTTTCTTTGGTGATTGGTATTGCTGCTGGATGGTCCATCGTCCTTGCGACCATTACGAGTGCTGTTGGGATAGAAATTTTATATGCAAAATGGTCAAAGGAGGAAAATGCAGATGAATAGTACCATCCTCATTATGATCGTCGGCATGGCTTTAGTCACCTATCTTCCAAGACTGATACCGTTTGTCATGTTTCAGGGCAAGGAGCTGCCGCCATTCATACAGGCAGTATTGAAGAATGTTCCCTATGCAACACTAGGGGCCCTTATTGTTCCTGGCATCTTCCTGATCAATGAAGATATTATGTATGGCGTGATTGGCGCAACAGTAGCATTTATTGTCGCTTATTTCGGTGCAAACGTCATTTTGGTTGTAGTCAGCTCCATTGCAGCTTTGAGTGTGTATTCCTGGCTGGTTGGCTAATAATGAAATGAGTAGGCTTTTCTTTCCTATAGCCTGCTTATTTTTTATATTGCGGCATAGAATATAACAGGGTGTTTAGGACGAGGAGGTGCGGAAATGTGAAAAAAACGGTTTCTCTAACGTTGGTCGGCTACATTCTCTATGCTTTAGCAGTGACATTTTACATATGGGTGGGAGCAGATACCTCCCTTCCGGCTGAACTTGCAGGAACAAAAGCGGATCCAGCCACTTTTCTAAGTAACAAGGAACTGATGATTACAGAAGAGTATTCTAAAATACGAAATACCATCTATTTTCTGACGCTTCCAGTGGAATGGATTTTTTATTTCCTTCTTCTTGTTTTAGGTGGCGCAAGGGCCATTCAAGGATGGGCGGAGAAAGTCACAAAATATAAAACGCTTCAGACAGGAATCTATCTTTTTTGGCTGACTTTTTTTAGCACGGTTATTCATTATCCACTGAGCTATTTACGTTATTTTCTCTCAAAAGATTATGGCATTACAGTTCAGTCTTATTCCGGCTGGATGCGTGACCAGGTTGTAGGATTTTGGGAAGGAATTCTTATTATGTGGATAGTGGTTCTTCTTCTCTATGTGCTTATCCGTAAATTTTCTAAATGGTGGTGGGCGATTGCCTGGTCATGTTTCATACCACTTGTATTTTTCATGATGTATATCCAACCGGTTGTCATAGATCCTTTATACAATGATTTTACCGAGCTGCAAGATAAGGAGTTAGAAGAAAAGATCCTGGATTTGGCTTCTGAAGCGGATATTCCTGCCGACCGAGTCTATGAAGTAAACATGGCGGAGAAAACCAATAGCATCAATGCGTATGTTACTGGAGTCGGCGGAAACTCGCGTATTGTGCTATGGGATACACTCCTGAATCGACTTAAAGAAGAGGAGATTCTGTTTATCATGGCACATGAAATGGGTCATTATGACATGAATCATATCGTAATTGGCATTACAGGATACATTGTGTTTTCTTTCTTTGCTTTTTACTTGATCCATTTGTCAGCAGGCAGGCTTCTAAACAGATTCGGTCAGAGGTGGAAAATCAATAGCTTAAACCAACTTGCCTCACTACCGCTATTATTGTTGCTGGTATCTTTGTTGCTTTTTCTTGCAAGTCCTGTAACAAATGCAGTATCTCGATATCAGGAACACAGGGCAGATGTGTATGCCATAGAACTAACCGGAAATGCAGAACCCGCTATTGAAGCATTTCAAGAAATTACGAGATCTAGTTTAAGTGAAGTGAACCCTCCTGCCTTAGTGAAGTTTTTTCGATATACCCATCCTTCAATGGTGGACAGAATCGCCTATTTAGAGCGGTATGTAAAAGAAGAGTGAGCAGCATGCAAGTGTGCGTTGCTTGCTTTTTTTTTGCGCTTTTTTACCGTGTCGAAAAATATTTGTGAATAAATTTTCAAAAAAGTCTTTTAAATTATGAACATTCTGTTATATAATACAATACAAATATACTAACTGTTTCATAACAAGAAAGGAGCAAGTATATCGTGAATACTGGTACAACAGGAATCAGCGTTACAGGTCAAATGAACAATGGCTATGAAACTGTACTAACACAGGAAGCATTATCTTTCATCGAGAAGCTCCATCACAACTTCAATAAACGCAGAAAAGAATTATTAGCAGAAAGAAAAGAGAGGCAAGCAAGGATTGATCGAGGAGAACAATTAAACTTCCTTGATAGCACAAAAGCTATTCGAACAAGTGATTGGAAAGTGAATGAAATTCCGCAAGACCTTCAAGACAGAAGGGTGGAAATAACGGGGCCGGTTGACCGCAAGATGATTATTCATGCACTTAACTCCGGAGCAAAGGTGTTTATGGCGGACTTTGAGGATGCCTCCTCGCCAACTTGGAGCAACATGATAGAAGGACAAATCAATTTACGCGATGCAAACCAACGCAAAATTGACTTCACGGCTTCAAACGGCAAAGAGTACAAACTGAACAAAGAAATCGCCACCCTTCTTGTCAGGCCAAGAGGCTGGCATCTAGAAGAAAAACATATTCAAGTCAACAACGAATCAGTTTCAGGAAGCCTTTTCGACTTTGGGTTGTATTTCTTCCATAACGCCAAGGTCCTTCAGGAAAATGGAAGCGCTCCATATTTTTATCTTCCAAAGCTTGAAAGTCACCAGGAGGCAAGACTATGGAATGATGTGTTTGTATTTGCCCAGAAAAAATTGGGCATCGAACAAGGGACGATTAAAGCAACGGTATTAATTGAAACCATCACGGCAGCATTTGAAATGGATGAGATACTGTACGAACTGAAAGAGCATGCTGCAGGTCTTAACTGTGGGCGATGGGATTACATTTTCAGCTTTATCAAGAAGTTCAGAAATGATCCATCCTTCCTTTTGCCGGATAGAAGCCAAGTAACGATGGCAGTCCCATTCATGAGAGCCTATACCCAATTAGTCATACAGACCTGCCATAAACGTGGTGCCTTTGCAATTGGCGGTATGGCAGCACAGATACCAGTAAAGAATGATGAAGAAGCTAACACACAAGCATTTGCAAAAGTAAGGGAAGATAAACTCCGAGAAGTGAAAGATGGACATGATGGAACGTGGGTGGCACACCCGTCATTGGTTCCGGTGGCATTGGAAGTCTTCAATGAACATATGGAAGGTCAGAATCAATTGCACATAAAAAGAGAAGATGTCATAGCTGATCCTAGTGAGCTTGTCCAGATTCCTGAAGGTACGATAACAGAAGATGGTTTGCGGAAAAATATTCATGTTGGGATGGAGTATATTGCCGCATGGTTGGATGGAAGTGGCGCGGTACCAATCTTTCACCTGATGGAAGATGCAGCTACAGCAGAAATATCCAGATCCCAAGTATGGCAATGGGTTAGACATCCAGAAGCCAAATTAGAGGATGGTACACAAATTACACTTGCGTTGGTCAAACAACTGGTTCAGGAAGAAAAACAGGCCATCATAGAAAAAGTAGGTCCTGACCGCTTTTCAAAAGGGAAGCTGGATCAAGCTGCCACTCTTTTTGAAAACCTAATCAAAGATGATAACTTTGCTGAGTTTTTAACACTTCCAGCTTACAATTTATTGGAAGATTAATAGATAACTAACCTTAGGGAGGAATTAATAATGAGAAGAGAAGAAAGAATTGCACAGTTAGAAGAAAGCTGGGAATTGGAACAACGATGGAATGGCATTGAAAGACCCTATTCTGCAGAGGAAGTGTTGCGTCTTAGAGGTTCCATTGATATTGAACACACATTGGCAAAAAGAGGAGCACAAAAACTTTGGGATCTTCTTCATACGCAGGACTATGTTCATGCACTTGGAGCTTTAACAGGAAATCAGGCTATCCAGCAAGTAAAAGCGGGATTAAAAGCTATTTACTTAAGCGGCTGGCAAGTAGCGGCAGATGCCAACCTATCGGGTCATATGTATCCCGATCAAAGTCTCTATCCGGCAAACAGTGTGCCGCATGTAGTTAAACGAATCAATCAAGCTCTGCAACGTGCAGATCAGATTCAATACTTAGAAGGAAGCGAAGAAGTGGATTACTTTGCACCGATCGTTGCGGACGCAGAAGCAGGATTTGGTGGTCAGTTAAATGTATTTGAGTTGATGAAAGGCATGATTGAGTCCGGTGCATCTGGTGTTCACTTTGAAGATCAATTGTCTTCAGAGAAAAAGTGTGGCCATCTTGGTGGGAAAGTATTATTGCCAACCCAAACGGCTGTGAAAAACTTGATCTCAGCACGTCTTGCTGCAGATGTTATGGGTGCTCCGACGGTCTTGATTGCCAGAACGGATGCGGATGCGGCAGATCTTATTACAAGTGATATTGATGAGAACGATCATGCTTTCTTGACTGGTGAGAGAACAGCTGAGGGATTCTATCGAACAAAGGCCGGCATTGACCAAGCGATAGCCCGTGGCCTTGCTTATGCACCATATGCGGATTTGATCTGGTGTGAAACGTCCGAACCTAACCTAGAACAGGCAAGAGCTTTTGCGGAAGCGATTCACGAAAAGTTCCCTGGTAAACTGTTGGCTTATAACTGTTCGCCATCTTTCAACTGGAAAGCAAAATTGGATGATGCCACCATTGAAACATTCCAGCAGCAGATCGCCCAGTTCGGCTATAAATTCCAATTTGTAACTTTAGCAGGATTCCATGCCTTGAATCATGGCATGTTCGAGCTTGCAAGAGGATATCGTGACCGTGGGATGGGAGCATATTCCAAGTTGCAACAAGCCGAGTTCGAAAGTGAGCAATATGGCTATACGGCAACCCGTCATCAACGCGAAGTAGGAACAGGGTATTTTGATGAAGTGGCGAAGCTTGTTTCCGGTGGAACATCCTCTACCACTGCACTGAGCGGCTCAACAGAAGAAGCGCAATTTTATCAAGCGAAAAAATAAATCCAACATTAACAAGGAGAAGAGAAGAGCCAACTGTGCTCTTCTCTTTTTCAGCGTTTTAACTCTCTAAGCAGAAACGCCCCAATCGTTCAGGAATTTTTTATATCTGGCGGAAAGTAAGTGGAACTGAGAAGGGTCATTGGCATCCAAGGCACTGTCAATTTTCTCTTGCAGAAGGTTTTTGTGGTAGTGGAATAAAGACTCATCAATGATCATCTGGACATACACATTCATCATATAGGCTTCAACGGACACTTTCTTGTTCATCTTTTTCGCTTTCATCAATTCCGTATAAGACTTCTCATTCTTCATGAGTTCCTCACCTCGAGCCTTTTTAATAGTATATTGAGGAACGCTATAAAAATCAACAAATTTTTAAAATATTTAAAATATTTTAAAAACCTTTACACAGCTTGGGTTTTCTGGGAAAATATACATAAATAGTCAAAATAGTGGTTCGATTGTCACGAGATGACAGAGAACACATATGGAAAGGGTGAACATAATGAAGAATAATGTCGAATTGTCGAGTGATTATGAGATTAATGGCTTTACTATGGCAATCATTCCTGTTGAAATGGAGGGAAATCTTTATTCAAAAGTACTGGAAGAAGAAGGAGAAATTTATGTTTCATTGCCGCCAATCAAAATCATTGAAGACAGCTGCAACTTTTACGGATCTAGTTTTGAAGGAAGAAAACAAGGTACCAAGGGCATCTCCGGCTATACTCACAAACCCCCAATCGTCATTGATCCGATGAATGACATTTTCTTTTTCCCCACTGCATCACCTACAAATGATAGCTGCATCTGGATTTCACTACATTATGCGTATGAATATAACAAGACCCCAACCGCTAACACAAAAGTGATGTTCCCGAACAACACC
Proteins encoded in this region:
- a CDS encoding M48 family metallopeptidase encodes the protein MKKTVSLTLVGYILYALAVTFYIWVGADTSLPAELAGTKADPATFLSNKELMITEEYSKIRNTIYFLTLPVEWIFYFLLLVLGGARAIQGWAEKVTKYKTLQTGIYLFWLTFFSTVIHYPLSYLRYFLSKDYGITVQSYSGWMRDQVVGFWEGILIMWIVVLLLYVLIRKFSKWWWAIAWSCFIPLVFFMMYIQPVVIDPLYNDFTELQDKELEEKILDLASEADIPADRVYEVNMAEKTNSINAYVTGVGGNSRIVLWDTLLNRLKEEEILFIMAHEMGHYDMNHIVIGITGYIVFSFFAFYLIHLSAGRLLNRFGQRWKINSLNQLASLPLLLLLVSLLLFLASPVTNAVSRYQEHRADVYAIELTGNAEPAIEAFQEITRSSLSEVNPPALVKFFRYTHPSMVDRIAYLERYVKEE
- the aceB gene encoding malate synthase A; this encodes MNTGTTGISVTGQMNNGYETVLTQEALSFIEKLHHNFNKRRKELLAERKERQARIDRGEQLNFLDSTKAIRTSDWKVNEIPQDLQDRRVEITGPVDRKMIIHALNSGAKVFMADFEDASSPTWSNMIEGQINLRDANQRKIDFTASNGKEYKLNKEIATLLVRPRGWHLEEKHIQVNNESVSGSLFDFGLYFFHNAKVLQENGSAPYFYLPKLESHQEARLWNDVFVFAQKKLGIEQGTIKATVLIETITAAFEMDEILYELKEHAAGLNCGRWDYIFSFIKKFRNDPSFLLPDRSQVTMAVPFMRAYTQLVIQTCHKRGAFAIGGMAAQIPVKNDEEANTQAFAKVREDKLREVKDGHDGTWVAHPSLVPVALEVFNEHMEGQNQLHIKREDVIADPSELVQIPEGTITEDGLRKNIHVGMEYIAAWLDGSGAVPIFHLMEDAATAEISRSQVWQWVRHPEAKLEDGTQITLALVKQLVQEEKQAIIEKVGPDRFSKGKLDQAATLFENLIKDDNFAEFLTLPAYNLLED
- a CDS encoding competence protein ComK; this translates as MKNNVELSSDYEINGFTMAIIPVEMEGNLYSKVLEEEGEIYVSLPPIKIIEDSCNFYGSSFEGRKQGTKGISGYTHKPPIVIDPMNDIFFFPTASPTNDSCIWISLHYAYEYNKTPTANTKVMFPNNTIVEFPISKTSYEAQIHRTSLFRAKLQQRVNRKRSNSNRSLVATPGIMYRLRNSKDLQS
- the aceA gene encoding isocitrate lyase encodes the protein MRREERIAQLEESWELEQRWNGIERPYSAEEVLRLRGSIDIEHTLAKRGAQKLWDLLHTQDYVHALGALTGNQAIQQVKAGLKAIYLSGWQVAADANLSGHMYPDQSLYPANSVPHVVKRINQALQRADQIQYLEGSEEVDYFAPIVADAEAGFGGQLNVFELMKGMIESGASGVHFEDQLSSEKKCGHLGGKVLLPTQTAVKNLISARLAADVMGAPTVLIARTDADAADLITSDIDENDHAFLTGERTAEGFYRTKAGIDQAIARGLAYAPYADLIWCETSEPNLEQARAFAEAIHEKFPGKLLAYNCSPSFNWKAKLDDATIETFQQQIAQFGYKFQFVTLAGFHALNHGMFELARGYRDRGMGAYSKLQQAEFESEQYGYTATRHQREVGTGYFDEVAKLVSGGTSSTTALSGSTEEAQFYQAKK
- a CDS encoding IDEAL domain-containing protein; its protein translation is MKNEKSYTELMKAKKMNKKVSVEAYMMNVYVQMIIDESLFHYHKNLLQEKIDSALDANDPSQFHLLSARYKKFLNDWGVSA
- a CDS encoding AzlD domain-containing protein; amino-acid sequence: MNSTILIMIVGMALVTYLPRLIPFVMFQGKELPPFIQAVLKNVPYATLGALIVPGIFLINEDIMYGVIGATVAFIVAYFGANVILVVVSSIAALSVYSWLVG
- a CDS encoding AzlC family ABC transporter permease; translated protein: MATTIAARKTSSFRNGLQAGVSIAIGYIPIAITFGLLAKSAGLTVTETVLMSLLVFAGAAQYMSLNMIVLGSGVFEIVMTTFILNIRHFLMSASLNEKVEEKSLWKKSLFSFGITDETFSVTATKEGTIKTGYMFGVILIAYSSWVVSSGIGHVIGSSLPSSLQESMAVALYAMFVGLLMPSLKKHRKVVMLAGAAAILNSVFSLVIGIAAGWSIVLATITSAVGIEILYAKWSKEENADE